A genomic window from Streptomyces broussonetiae includes:
- a CDS encoding malonic semialdehyde reductase has translation MSLVLDPAAQDLLFREARTANTFTDEPVTDEQVQAIYDLVKYGPTAFNQSPLRITLVRSAEARERLVQHMAEGNQPKTAAAPLVAILSADNEFHEELPTLFPHFPQAKDVFFAERPAREGAAALNAALQAAYFIIGVRAAGLAAGPMTGLDFAGVQKEFLDDDHTPLMVVNIGKPGEDAWFPRSPRLAYEDVITTV, from the coding sequence ATGTCTCTCGTTCTTGACCCCGCCGCCCAGGACCTGCTCTTCCGCGAGGCCCGCACCGCGAACACCTTCACCGACGAGCCGGTGACCGACGAGCAGGTCCAGGCGATCTACGACCTGGTCAAGTACGGCCCGACCGCCTTCAACCAGTCGCCGCTGCGCATCACCCTGGTCCGCTCCGCCGAGGCCCGCGAGCGCCTGGTGCAGCACATGGCCGAGGGCAACCAGCCCAAGACGGCCGCCGCCCCGCTGGTCGCGATCCTCTCCGCGGACAACGAGTTCCACGAGGAGCTGCCGACCCTCTTCCCGCACTTCCCGCAGGCCAAGGACGTCTTCTTCGCCGAGCGTCCGGCCCGCGAGGGTGCCGCCGCCCTGAACGCCGCCCTGCAGGCCGCGTACTTCATCATCGGCGTCCGCGCCGCCGGCCTCGCCGCCGGCCCGATGACCGGTCTCGACTTCGCGGGCGTCCAGAAGGAGTTCCTGGACGACGACCACACCCCGCTGATGGTCGTCAACATCGGCAAGCCGGGTGAGGACGCCTGGTTCCCGCGCTCGCCGCGCCTGGCGTACGAGGACGTCATCACGACCGTCTGA
- a CDS encoding 4-hydroxy-3-methylbut-2-enyl diphosphate reductase, whose translation MGRMTSSTGRRVLLAAPRGYCAGVDRAVTAVEKALEQYGAPIYVRHEIVHNKYVMQTLRKKGAVFVERTEEVPPGSIVMFSAHGVAPVVHEEAKQGRLATIDATCPLVTKVHKEAVRFASEDYDILLIGHEGHEEVIGTSGEAPDHIQLVDGPEDVAKIEVRDPSKVVWLSQTTLSVDETMETVDALKTKFPGLVSPPSDDICYATQNRQLAVKQMGAEAELVIVVGSHNSSNSKRLVEVAKLAGSREAYLVDFASEIDEAWLEGVRTVGVTSGASVPEVLVEEVLDWLAERGYGDVELVKAVEESIIFSLPKELRRDLREEAAALVAERGGSGAVDSAGE comes from the coding sequence ATGGGACGCATGACCTCTTCGACTGGCCGCCGTGTCCTGCTCGCCGCTCCCCGGGGCTACTGCGCGGGTGTGGACCGCGCCGTGACCGCCGTCGAGAAGGCCCTCGAACAGTACGGGGCCCCGATCTACGTCCGGCACGAGATCGTCCACAACAAGTACGTCATGCAGACCCTGCGCAAGAAGGGCGCCGTCTTCGTCGAGCGGACGGAGGAGGTGCCGCCGGGCAGCATCGTGATGTTCTCGGCCCACGGCGTCGCCCCGGTCGTGCACGAGGAGGCCAAGCAGGGCCGGCTCGCCACCATCGACGCCACCTGCCCCCTGGTCACCAAGGTCCACAAGGAAGCCGTCCGGTTCGCGAGCGAGGACTACGACATCCTCCTGATCGGTCACGAGGGCCACGAGGAGGTCATCGGCACCTCCGGTGAGGCCCCCGACCACATCCAGCTCGTCGACGGTCCCGAGGACGTCGCCAAGATCGAGGTCCGCGACCCGTCGAAGGTCGTCTGGCTGTCGCAGACCACCCTCTCCGTGGACGAGACCATGGAGACGGTCGACGCCCTGAAGACCAAGTTCCCGGGACTCGTCTCGCCGCCCAGCGACGACATCTGCTATGCCACGCAGAACCGCCAGCTCGCCGTGAAGCAGATGGGTGCCGAGGCCGAGCTGGTCATCGTCGTCGGCTCGCACAACTCCTCCAACTCCAAGCGGCTGGTGGAGGTCGCCAAGCTGGCCGGCTCCCGCGAGGCCTACCTGGTCGACTTCGCCTCCGAGATCGACGAGGCCTGGCTGGAGGGCGTGCGGACCGTCGGCGTCACCTCCGGCGCCTCCGTGCCGGAGGTCCTGGTCGAGGAGGTGCTGGACTGGCTCGCCGAGCGCGGCTACGGCGACGTGGAGCTGGTCAAGGCGGTGGAGGAGTCCATCATCTTCTCGCTGCCCAAGGAACTCCGCCGTGACCTGCGCGAAGAGGCGGCCGCGCTGGTCGCCGAGCGCGGCGGTTCCGGCGCGGTGGACAGCGCCGGGGAGTGA
- a CDS encoding DUF4245 domain-containing protein, whose translation MAGSKGKQKTARDMILSLGVVGIAAVIVYFLTIPHDDHAPDLKRVDYRVELITARRAASYPVAAPEGLPSAWKATSVTYDGEYQRWHLGYQTPDGQYVQLEQSTQKPADFVDDASQGASATSRTESIGGRTWTRYTGGRYDALVLNGTHGSTTVVAGTASFDDLTKMAAALKTK comes from the coding sequence GTGGCAGGTTCCAAAGGCAAGCAGAAGACCGCCCGGGACATGATCCTCTCCCTGGGCGTGGTGGGTATCGCGGCGGTGATCGTCTACTTCCTGACGATCCCGCACGACGATCACGCCCCTGACCTCAAGCGGGTCGACTACCGGGTCGAGCTGATCACGGCCCGGCGCGCCGCGAGTTACCCGGTCGCGGCCCCCGAAGGTCTGCCGAGCGCCTGGAAGGCGACCTCCGTGACCTACGACGGCGAGTACCAGCGCTGGCACCTGGGCTACCAGACCCCGGACGGCCAGTACGTACAGCTCGAGCAGTCCACGCAGAAGCCGGCCGACTTCGTCGACGACGCCAGCCAGGGCGCCTCGGCGACGAGCAGGACCGAGTCGATCGGCGGCCGCACCTGGACCCGCTACACCGGCGGCCGTTACGACGCCCTCGTCCTGAACGGCACGCACGGCTCCACGACGGTGGTGGCAGGCACGGCGTCCTTCGACGACCTGACGAAGATGGCGGCGGCGCTCAAGACCAAGTGA
- a CDS encoding exodeoxyribonuclease VII small subunit — MTGKVDEALSYEQARDELIEVVRRLEAGGTTLEESLALWERGEELARVCRRWLEGARARLDAALAEEEEDPEDEDE, encoded by the coding sequence ATGACCGGCAAGGTGGACGAGGCGCTCTCCTACGAGCAGGCGCGGGACGAGTTGATCGAGGTCGTACGGCGCCTGGAGGCGGGTGGTACGACGCTGGAGGAGTCCCTGGCGCTGTGGGAGCGCGGCGAGGAGCTGGCCAGGGTGTGCCGGCGCTGGCTGGAGGGGGCGCGGGCCCGGCTGGACGCGGCGCTCGCGGAGGAAGAGGAAGACCCGGAGGACGAGGACGAATAG
- the glpX gene encoding class II fructose-bisphosphatase produces the protein MTENHHLPSELDVPAEAPDRNLALELVRVTEAAAMAAGRWVGRGDKIGADGAAVRAMRTLVSTVSMNGVVVIGEGEKDEAPMLFNGERVGDGTGPEVDIAVDPIDGTTLTAKGMPNAIAVLAAAERGAMFDPSAVFYMDKLVTGPEAADFVDIDAPVAVNIRRIAKAKRSAPEDVTVVILDRPRHEGLIQEVREAGARIKLISDGDVAGSVYALREGTGVDLLLGIGGTPEGIISACAVKCLGGTIQGKLWPKDDAERQRAIDAGHDLDRVLTTDDLVSGENVFFVATGITDGELLRGVQYRSEKALTESIVMRSKSGTVRRIDSEHRLSKLRAYSAVDFDRAK, from the coding sequence ATGACCGAAAATCATCACCTTCCGTCCGAGCTCGATGTTCCCGCCGAGGCTCCCGACCGCAACCTCGCCCTGGAACTCGTCCGGGTGACCGAGGCCGCCGCCATGGCCGCGGGCCGCTGGGTGGGGCGTGGCGACAAGATCGGCGCCGACGGTGCCGCGGTACGCGCCATGCGCACCCTCGTCTCCACCGTGTCGATGAACGGCGTCGTCGTCATCGGGGAGGGCGAGAAGGACGAAGCCCCGATGCTCTTCAACGGCGAGCGCGTGGGCGACGGCACCGGTCCCGAGGTCGACATCGCCGTCGACCCGATCGACGGCACCACGCTGACGGCCAAGGGCATGCCGAACGCGATCGCCGTCCTGGCCGCCGCCGAGCGCGGCGCCATGTTCGACCCGTCCGCCGTGTTCTACATGGACAAGCTCGTGACCGGCCCCGAGGCCGCCGACTTCGTCGACATCGACGCACCCGTCGCCGTGAACATCCGGCGCATCGCCAAGGCCAAGCGGTCCGCGCCGGAGGACGTCACCGTCGTCATCCTCGACCGGCCCCGGCACGAGGGCCTGATCCAGGAGGTCCGGGAGGCGGGCGCGCGCATCAAGCTGATCTCCGACGGCGACGTCGCCGGCTCGGTGTACGCGCTGCGCGAGGGCACCGGTGTCGACCTGCTGCTCGGCATCGGCGGCACGCCCGAGGGCATCATCTCGGCCTGCGCCGTGAAGTGCCTGGGCGGCACGATCCAGGGCAAGCTGTGGCCCAAGGACGACGCGGAGCGGCAGCGGGCGATCGACGCCGGGCACGATCTGGACCGTGTGCTGACCACCGACGACCTGGTCTCGGGCGAGAACGTGTTCTTCGTCGCCACCGGGATCACCGACGGTGAGCTGCTGCGCGGTGTCCAGTACCGGTCGGAGAAGGCGCTGACCGAGTCGATCGTGATGCGGTCCAAGTCGGGCACCGTGCGCCGGATCGACTCCGAGCACCGGCTGAGCAAGCTGCGGGCCTACAGCGCGGTCGACTTCGACAGGGCCAAGTAG
- the ychF gene encoding redox-regulated ATPase YchF codes for MSLTIGIVGLPNVGKSTLFNALTKNDVLAANYPFATIEPNVGVVGVPDGRLAKLASIFSSERILPATVDFVDIAGIVRGASEGEGLGNKFLANIRESDAICQVIRAFKDENVVHVDGKVSPKDDIETINTELILADLQTIEKVLPRLQKESRIKKDVAPKVQAVEEAKEILEKGDTLFAHGIVQGTERNELLHDLHLLTTKPFLYVFNVDEDELVDEDFKNEQRALVAPAEAIFLNAKLEADLAELDEEDALELLESVGAEEPGLATLARVGFNTLGLQTYLTAGPKESRAWTIKKGATAPEAAGVIHTDFQKGFIKAEVISFDDLVDTGSVAEARAKGKARMEGKDYVMQDGDVVEFRFNV; via the coding sequence GTGTCGCTCACGATCGGAATCGTCGGCCTGCCCAATGTCGGCAAGTCGACCCTGTTCAACGCCCTGACCAAGAACGACGTGCTGGCGGCCAACTACCCGTTCGCCACGATCGAGCCGAACGTCGGCGTGGTGGGCGTCCCCGACGGCCGTCTGGCCAAGCTTGCGTCGATCTTCTCCTCCGAGCGCATCCTTCCGGCCACGGTCGACTTCGTGGACATCGCCGGCATCGTACGCGGCGCCTCCGAGGGCGAGGGCCTCGGGAACAAGTTCCTTGCGAACATCCGCGAGTCCGACGCGATCTGCCAGGTCATCCGTGCCTTCAAGGACGAGAACGTCGTCCACGTCGACGGCAAGGTCTCGCCGAAGGACGACATCGAGACGATCAACACCGAGCTGATCCTCGCCGACCTGCAGACGATCGAGAAGGTCCTGCCGCGGCTCCAGAAGGAGTCCCGGATCAAGAAGGACGTCGCGCCGAAGGTCCAGGCCGTCGAGGAGGCCAAGGAGATCCTGGAGAAGGGCGACACGCTCTTCGCGCACGGCATCGTCCAGGGCACCGAGCGCAACGAACTGCTGCACGACCTGCACCTGCTCACGACGAAGCCCTTCCTCTACGTCTTCAACGTCGACGAGGACGAGCTGGTCGACGAGGACTTCAAGAACGAGCAGCGTGCCCTGGTCGCCCCCGCCGAGGCGATCTTCCTCAACGCCAAGCTGGAGGCGGACCTCGCCGAGCTGGACGAGGAGGACGCGCTGGAGCTGCTGGAGTCGGTCGGCGCCGAGGAGCCCGGCCTGGCCACCCTCGCCCGCGTAGGTTTCAACACCCTCGGCCTGCAGACCTACCTCACGGCCGGCCCCAAGGAGTCCCGCGCCTGGACGATCAAGAAGGGCGCCACGGCCCCCGAGGCGGCCGGTGTGATCCACACCGACTTCCAGAAGGGCTTCATCAAGGCCGAGGTCATCTCCTTCGACGACCTGGTCGACACCGGCTCGGTGGCCGAGGCCCGCGCCAAGGGCAAGGCCCGCATGGAGGGCAAGGACTATGTGATGCAGGACGGGGACGTGGTGGAGTTCCGCTTCAACGTGTAG
- a CDS encoding APC family permease, which translates to MSDTGTAACATDERHRLRRSLGFRDLVVYGLLFIAPMAPVGVFGTLDARSHGAVALVYVVATVAMAFTAFSYAQMVRVVPQAGSVFAYARAGLGAGAGFVAGWMAMLDYVLIPAVAYLFSGIAMNALVPQVSRWVWTALAVVVTTLLNLWGVRAAARVGFLVLALEVAVLLVFVAAAIVVLAWDGAARGLLSPLSDDGTQGAFALSAVLGAVSVAVLSYLGFDAIATFAEEVTGGSAKVARALLFCLALAGVLFVAQTYLVALLEPTTSAQLAADPARQGAAFYDAVDASVGRRLHDLVAASKAIGAAFAALAGQAAAGRLLFAMSRDRRLPRALSRTDAGVPRVALLCAAVVTLLAAGWAARRADGLDKLVSVVDIGALTAFTLLHASVVGYFAVRRPGREPVSWWRHVLVPVAGAAITVAVIVAASGAAQVVGAVWLVIGLVVLVGQRGRVPNG; encoded by the coding sequence ATGTCCGACACCGGTACGGCGGCTTGCGCGACCGACGAGCGGCACCGGCTGCGGCGCAGCCTCGGTTTCCGGGACCTCGTGGTCTACGGACTGCTGTTCATCGCGCCGATGGCGCCGGTGGGTGTGTTCGGCACGCTGGACGCCCGGTCGCACGGCGCGGTGGCACTGGTGTACGTGGTGGCCACGGTCGCGATGGCGTTCACCGCGTTCAGCTATGCGCAGATGGTGCGGGTCGTGCCGCAGGCCGGGTCGGTGTTCGCCTACGCGCGCGCGGGGCTCGGCGCAGGGGCCGGGTTCGTCGCGGGCTGGATGGCGATGCTGGACTACGTCCTCATTCCGGCCGTCGCCTATCTCTTCTCCGGCATCGCCATGAACGCGCTGGTCCCTCAGGTGTCCCGCTGGGTGTGGACGGCACTCGCGGTCGTGGTCACGACCCTGCTGAACCTGTGGGGCGTACGGGCTGCCGCGCGCGTGGGCTTTCTCGTGCTGGCCCTGGAGGTCGCCGTCCTGCTGGTCTTCGTGGCGGCGGCGATCGTCGTCCTGGCGTGGGACGGAGCGGCACGGGGGCTGCTGTCACCGCTGTCGGACGACGGCACGCAGGGCGCGTTCGCCCTCTCGGCGGTGCTCGGAGCGGTGTCGGTGGCCGTCCTGTCGTATCTGGGTTTCGACGCGATCGCGACGTTCGCCGAGGAGGTCACCGGGGGCTCGGCGAAGGTGGCGCGGGCGCTGTTGTTCTGCCTGGCGCTGGCCGGCGTGCTGTTCGTCGCGCAGACGTATCTGGTGGCGCTGCTGGAGCCGACGACGTCCGCGCAGCTGGCGGCCGATCCGGCCCGGCAGGGGGCCGCCTTCTACGACGCCGTGGACGCCTCCGTCGGGCGCCGGCTGCACGACCTGGTGGCCGCGAGCAAGGCGATCGGGGCGGCGTTCGCCGCGCTGGCGGGGCAGGCGGCGGCCGGGCGCCTGCTGTTCGCGATGAGCAGGGACCGGCGCCTGCCCCGTGCCCTGTCCCGGACGGACGCCGGGGTGCCGCGGGTCGCGCTGCTGTGTGCCGCGGTGGTCACGCTGCTCGCCGCGGGATGGGCGGCGCGCCGCGCCGACGGGCTGGACAAGCTGGTCTCGGTGGTCGACATCGGCGCGCTCACGGCGTTCACGCTGCTGCACGCGAGCGTGGTGGGGTACTTCGCGGTGCGCCGACCGGGGCGGGAGCCGGTGAGCTGGTGGCGGCATGTGCTGGTACCGGTGGCCGGGGCGGCGATCACGGTGGCGGTGATCGTGGCGGCGAGCGGGGCGGCGCAGGTGGTGGGAGCGGTGTGGCTGGTGATCGGGTTGGTGGTGCTGGTGGGGCAGCGGGGGCGCGTCCCGAACGGCTGA
- a CDS encoding DNA-binding protein: protein MARRRLSHEGTLVLDSEGLSKLLADDEQVVALIAEARSRGMEVVISALTLIEAVHARTNKSRLNWMISGLRVVAVGDEEARAASGLLMNAGLHGHKYAIDAAVAEAALRQHRPVVMLTSDIDDMAKLCGDRVRLVAV, encoded by the coding sequence GTGGCCCGCCGCAGGCTGAGCCACGAAGGGACGCTGGTCCTCGACAGCGAGGGACTCTCGAAGCTGCTCGCCGACGACGAGCAGGTGGTGGCTCTGATCGCCGAGGCGCGCTCGCGCGGCATGGAGGTCGTGATCAGTGCGCTCACCCTTATCGAGGCCGTGCACGCGCGCACGAACAAGTCCCGCCTGAACTGGATGATCTCCGGGCTGCGCGTAGTCGCAGTGGGCGACGAGGAGGCGAGGGCAGCCTCGGGGTTGCTGATGAATGCCGGTTTGCACGGGCACAAGTACGCGATCGATGCGGCGGTCGCCGAGGCAGCGCTGCGACAGCACCGCCCCGTGGTCATGCTGACTTCCGATATCGACGACATGGCCAAGCTCTGCGGCGATCGGGTCCGGCTCGTGGCGGTGTGA
- the xseA gene encoding exodeoxyribonuclease VII large subunit, translated as MAVNTSPEAPLPVGEVSRMIGGWIDRLGAVWVEGQITQLSRRPGAGVVFLTLRDPSYDISVSVTCYRQVFDAVADVVGEGARVVVLAKPEWYAPRGQLSLRAAEIRPVGVGELLARLEQLKKALAAEGLFAAERKKPLPFLPQLIGLVCGRASAAERDVLENARHRWPAVRFEVRNVPVQGVHAVPQVVQAVKELDALEEVDVIIVARGGGSVEDLLPFSDEQLVRAVAECRTPVVSAIGHEPDTPLLDYVADLRASTPTDAAKKVVPDVGEESERVRMLRDRARRCVHAFVEREERGLAHALARPAIEDPHRMIDERADHVTSLVERSRRTLGHLLDRADSELTHTHARVVALSPAATLKRGYAVLQKADGHVVRDPAEVTGGEALRARVAEGELTVRVDD; from the coding sequence ATGGCTGTGAACACCTCCCCCGAGGCACCGCTCCCCGTCGGCGAGGTCTCCCGGATGATCGGGGGCTGGATCGACCGGCTCGGCGCGGTGTGGGTCGAGGGGCAGATCACGCAGTTGTCCCGGCGGCCCGGTGCCGGGGTCGTGTTCCTGACGTTGCGGGATCCGTCGTACGACATCTCCGTGAGCGTGACCTGTTACCGGCAGGTGTTCGACGCCGTCGCCGACGTCGTCGGGGAGGGCGCCCGGGTCGTCGTGCTCGCCAAGCCGGAGTGGTACGCACCCCGGGGGCAGCTGTCCCTGCGCGCCGCCGAGATCAGGCCCGTCGGCGTCGGTGAGCTGCTGGCCCGGCTGGAGCAGCTGAAGAAGGCGCTGGCGGCAGAGGGCCTGTTCGCTGCGGAGCGGAAGAAGCCGCTGCCGTTCCTGCCGCAGCTGATCGGGCTGGTGTGCGGGCGGGCCTCGGCCGCGGAGCGGGACGTGCTGGAGAACGCCCGGCACCGCTGGCCGGCCGTCCGCTTCGAGGTGCGCAACGTCCCCGTGCAGGGTGTGCACGCGGTCCCCCAGGTCGTGCAGGCGGTGAAGGAGCTGGACGCGCTCGAGGAGGTGGACGTGATCATCGTCGCGCGCGGCGGCGGCAGCGTGGAGGACCTGCTGCCCTTCTCCGACGAGCAGCTCGTGCGGGCCGTCGCCGAGTGCCGTACGCCCGTCGTCTCCGCCATCGGGCACGAACCCGACACCCCGCTGCTGGACTACGTCGCCGATCTGCGCGCCTCCACCCCGACCGACGCGGCCAAGAAGGTCGTACCGGACGTGGGCGAGGAGTCCGAGCGGGTGCGGATGCTGCGCGACCGGGCCCGGCGCTGTGTGCACGCGTTCGTGGAGCGGGAGGAGCGGGGGCTGGCGCACGCGCTGGCCCGGCCGGCGATAGAGGATCCGCACCGGATGATCGACGAGCGCGCCGACCATGTGACCTCCCTCGTCGAGCGCAGCCGGCGCACCCTCGGCCACCTCCTGGACCGCGCGGACTCGGAGCTGACGCACACGCACGCGCGCGTGGTCGCCCTCTCCCCCGCGGCCACGCTCAAGCGCGGGTATGCGGTGCTGCAGAAGGCGGACGGGCACGTGGTGCGGGATCCGGCCGAGGTGACCGGCGGCGAGGCGCTGCGCGCGCGGGTCGCCGAGGGCGAGCTGACGGTTCGAGTCGACGACTAG
- the ppgK gene encoding polyphosphate--glucose phosphotransferase, producing the protein MQIFGVDIGGSGIKGAPVDLDRGALAQERCKVLTPHPATPDGVADGVKQVVDHFGWTGPVGLTFPGVVTGGAMVRTAANVDKSWVDTDAGALFGGRLGGLPVTVLNDADAAGVAEMRFGAGRDRGGTVILLTFGTGIGSAVFVDGVLLPNTELGHLELSGHDAETRASSKAKEDHDLTWEHWARRVQKYLAHVEMLFSPELFIIGGGVSRKADKFLHFIEGIRAEIVPAQLQNDAGIVGAAMSAAEQQR; encoded by the coding sequence ATGCAGATCTTCGGCGTGGACATCGGCGGATCCGGGATCAAGGGTGCTCCTGTGGACCTGGACAGGGGCGCCCTGGCCCAGGAGCGCTGCAAGGTACTCACCCCGCATCCCGCGACACCGGACGGCGTGGCCGACGGGGTCAAGCAGGTCGTGGACCACTTCGGCTGGACCGGCCCGGTCGGCCTGACCTTCCCCGGGGTGGTCACCGGCGGCGCCATGGTGCGGACGGCCGCGAATGTCGACAAGAGTTGGGTCGACACGGACGCGGGTGCGCTGTTCGGCGGCAGACTCGGCGGGCTGCCGGTGACGGTGCTCAACGACGCGGACGCCGCGGGCGTGGCCGAGATGCGCTTCGGCGCGGGCCGCGACCGCGGGGGCACGGTCATCCTGCTCACCTTCGGCACGGGCATCGGCAGCGCCGTCTTCGTCGACGGCGTCCTGCTGCCGAACACGGAGCTGGGCCACCTCGAGCTGAGTGGCCACGACGCCGAGACCCGCGCCTCCAGCAAGGCCAAGGAGGACCACGACCTGACCTGGGAGCACTGGGCGCGCCGGGTCCAGAAGTACCTCGCCCACGTGGAGATGCTCTTCTCGCCCGAGCTGTTCATCATCGGCGGCGGGGTCAGCCGCAAGGCGGACAAGTTCCTGCACTTCATCGAGGGCATCAGAGCCGAGATCGTGCCCGCGCAGCTGCAGAACGACGCAGGGATCGTCGGAGCGGCGATGAGTGCGGCCGAACAGCAGCGGTAG
- a CDS encoding DUF6542 domain-containing protein, translating into MRRSGGQGRVSLGPRLPNPRLTGLGSGLFCIVVMFLLGCLDGLLFGGSMTAYGVLFLPVSVLSALWVRDGDLLTAPVVLPMAFIGGLFPVADGKAGLLGRLMGVFTGLATQAGWLYGGTLVAGVIVLVRRVRWVRRRRRRA; encoded by the coding sequence GTGCGGCGGTCCGGGGGGCAGGGACGGGTATCGCTGGGGCCGCGGCTGCCGAACCCCCGCCTCACCGGGCTCGGCAGCGGGCTGTTCTGCATCGTCGTGATGTTCCTGCTCGGCTGCCTGGACGGGCTGCTGTTCGGCGGGTCCATGACGGCGTACGGCGTGCTGTTCCTGCCGGTGAGCGTGCTGAGCGCGCTGTGGGTGCGCGACGGGGACCTGCTGACCGCGCCCGTGGTGCTGCCGATGGCGTTCATAGGCGGGCTGTTTCCCGTCGCCGACGGCAAGGCAGGGCTGCTCGGGCGGCTGATGGGGGTGTTCACCGGGCTCGCCACCCAGGCCGGCTGGCTGTACGGCGGGACGCTCGTCGCGGGGGTGATCGTGCTCGTACGCCGGGTGCGGTGGGTGCGGCGGCGCCGGCGCCGGGCCTGA